The following coding sequences are from one Musa acuminata AAA Group cultivar baxijiao chromosome BXJ2-4, Cavendish_Baxijiao_AAA, whole genome shotgun sequence window:
- the LOC103982250 gene encoding CBL-interacting protein kinase 23 isoform X1 — protein MAAVGRTRVGKYELGRTLGEGTFAKVKFAKNLETGENVAIKIFDKDKILRHKMVGQIKREISTMKLVRHPNVVRMYEVMASKTKIYMVLEFITGGELFDRIARNGKLKEDEARKYFQQLIDAVDYCHSRGVFHRDLKPENLLLDSNGVLKISDFGLSALPQQVREDGLLYTTCGTPNYVAPEVVKDKGYDGARADIWSCGVILFVLMAGYLPFEDSNLMSLYKKIFKADFTCPSWFSTSVKKLIKRILDPKPQTRITIPEIIENEWFKKGYQPPHFETAEVNLDDVDAIFSESGDATNLVIERRDEKPVPMNAFDLISTSQGLNLGTLFEKQMGLVKRETRFTSKLPANEILSKIEEAAKPLGFEARKQNYKLKLQGEKSGRKGHLAIASEVFEVAPSLHVVELRKSKGDTLEFHKFYKSLSTSLKDIMWKSQEETSRSDKS, from the exons atggCCGCCGTCGGGCGTACGAGGGTGGGGAAGTACGAGCTCGGTCGGACGCTCGGGGAGGGCACCTTCGCCAAGGTGAAGTTCGCGAAGAACCTCGAGACGGGGGAGAACGTGGCCATCAAGATCTTCGACAAAGACAAGATCCTGCGGCATAAGATGGTCGGCCAG ATAAAACGGGAAATCTCAACCATGAAACTGGTTAGACATCCGAATGTGGTACGGATGTATGAG GTCATGGCCAGCAAGACGAAGATATACATGGTTTTGGAATTTATAACTGGGGGTGAACTCTTTGACAGAATT GCTCGTAATGGAAAATTGAAGGAGGATGAAGCTAGAAAGTACTTTCAACAGCTGATTGATGCTGTAGATTACTGTCATAGTAGAGGTGTCTTCCATCGAGATCTGAAG CCCGAGAATCTGTTGTTGGACTCCAATGGTGTTCTTAAGATCTCAGATTTCGGGCTCAGTGCATTACCTCAACAAGTTCGT GAGGATGGCTTACTTTACACAACATGTGGTACTCCAAATTACGTTGCCCCTGAG GTGGTCAAAGACAAAGGTTATGATGGGGCCAGGGCAGATATATGGTCATGTGGTGTGATCCTTTTTGTCCTTATGGCAGGTTATTTGCCTTTTGAAGATTCCAATCTAATGTCATTATATAAAAAG ATCTTCAAAGCAGATTTCACTTGTCCGTCTTGGTTCTCTACGAGTGTGAAGAAACTTATCAAGAGAATTTTAGATCCTAAACCCCAAACT CGCATCACGATTCCAGAAATCATTGAGAATGAATGGTTTAAGAAGGGATATCAGCCACCACACTTTGAAACAGCAGAGGTTAATCTTGATGATGTCGATGCGATCTTCAGTGAGTCGGGG GATGCAACAAATCTTGTCATCGAGAGACGAGATGAAAAGCCAGTTCCAATGAATGCTTTTGATCTTATCTCTACTTCACAGGGGCTCAATCTTGGCACCCTTTTTGAGAAGCAAATG GGCCTAGTCAAGCGGGAAACAAGGTTTACATCGAAACTCCCTGCGAATGAGATTCTTTCTAAAATCGAAGAAGCAGCTAAACCACTGGGTTTCGAAGCAAGAAAACAGAACTACAAG CTAAAACTACAAGGGGAAAAATCTGGAAGGAAAGGGCACTTAGCCATTGCAAGTGAG GTTTTTGAAGTGGCACCCTCACTGCATGTGGTAGAACTTCGCAAATCTAAGGGAGACACACTTGAATTTCACAAG ttttacaaAAGCCTCTCGACGTCGCTAAAGGACATCATGTGGAAGTCACAGGAGGAGACCAGCAGATCTGATAAGAGTTAA
- the LOC103982250 gene encoding CBL-interacting protein kinase 23 isoform X2, which yields MAAVGRTRVGKYELGRTLGEGTFAKVKFAKNLETGENVAIKIFDKDKILRHKMVGQIKREISTMKLVRHPNVVRMYEEDGLLYTTCGTPNYVAPEVVKDKGYDGARADIWSCGVILFVLMAGYLPFEDSNLMSLYKKIFKADFTCPSWFSTSVKKLIKRILDPKPQTRITIPEIIENEWFKKGYQPPHFETAEVNLDDVDAIFSESGDATNLVIERRDEKPVPMNAFDLISTSQGLNLGTLFEKQMGLVKRETRFTSKLPANEILSKIEEAAKPLGFEARKQNYKLKLQGEKSGRKGHLAIASEVFEVAPSLHVVELRKSKGDTLEFHKFYKSLSTSLKDIMWKSQEETSRSDKS from the exons atggCCGCCGTCGGGCGTACGAGGGTGGGGAAGTACGAGCTCGGTCGGACGCTCGGGGAGGGCACCTTCGCCAAGGTGAAGTTCGCGAAGAACCTCGAGACGGGGGAGAACGTGGCCATCAAGATCTTCGACAAAGACAAGATCCTGCGGCATAAGATGGTCGGCCAG ATAAAACGGGAAATCTCAACCATGAAACTGGTTAGACATCCGAATGTGGTACGGATGTATGAG GAGGATGGCTTACTTTACACAACATGTGGTACTCCAAATTACGTTGCCCCTGAG GTGGTCAAAGACAAAGGTTATGATGGGGCCAGGGCAGATATATGGTCATGTGGTGTGATCCTTTTTGTCCTTATGGCAGGTTATTTGCCTTTTGAAGATTCCAATCTAATGTCATTATATAAAAAG ATCTTCAAAGCAGATTTCACTTGTCCGTCTTGGTTCTCTACGAGTGTGAAGAAACTTATCAAGAGAATTTTAGATCCTAAACCCCAAACT CGCATCACGATTCCAGAAATCATTGAGAATGAATGGTTTAAGAAGGGATATCAGCCACCACACTTTGAAACAGCAGAGGTTAATCTTGATGATGTCGATGCGATCTTCAGTGAGTCGGGG GATGCAACAAATCTTGTCATCGAGAGACGAGATGAAAAGCCAGTTCCAATGAATGCTTTTGATCTTATCTCTACTTCACAGGGGCTCAATCTTGGCACCCTTTTTGAGAAGCAAATG GGCCTAGTCAAGCGGGAAACAAGGTTTACATCGAAACTCCCTGCGAATGAGATTCTTTCTAAAATCGAAGAAGCAGCTAAACCACTGGGTTTCGAAGCAAGAAAACAGAACTACAAG CTAAAACTACAAGGGGAAAAATCTGGAAGGAAAGGGCACTTAGCCATTGCAAGTGAG GTTTTTGAAGTGGCACCCTCACTGCATGTGGTAGAACTTCGCAAATCTAAGGGAGACACACTTGAATTTCACAAG ttttacaaAAGCCTCTCGACGTCGCTAAAGGACATCATGTGGAAGTCACAGGAGGAGACCAGCAGATCTGATAAGAGTTAA
- the LOC135611291 gene encoding uncharacterized protein LOC135611291 yields MGRGGKAGMATLVAGSYEKFIWGFAFKPETLTLKPLFSYPSHIGPIKAVATAGTVAASGGSDDAIKLYDLAAAAEVGTLLDHSGAVTALAFYAPASSPGGLPRNLLSASDDGAVCIYDADPFVHLKTVPTHRKGIADLAVHPTGRAALTVGRDACLALINLVRGRRSFSCRLDREASIVRYGCGDGARFFMVADERITVHDSEDARLIQEMDGQKRVLCVAPSENGVLFTGGEDRSITAWDTTSGKVAYSIEDAHSTRVKGLVIFKNGNDAESSEASNFIVSASSDGVVRVWDARMTAKEKPNPLAETNTKSRLTCLAGSFRK; encoded by the exons ATGGGGCGAGGAGGGAAAGCAGGCATGGCGACGCTGGTGGCCGGCTCTTACGAGAAGTTTATTTGGGGGTTCGCCTTCAAGccggaaaccctaaccctaaaaccCCTCTTCTCCTACCCCTCCCACATCGGCCCCATCAAGGCCGTCGCGACCGCCGGCACCGTCGCCGCGTCCGGCGGCTCCGACGACGCCATCAAGCTCTACGACCTCGCCGCCGCTGCCGAGGTCGGCACCCTCCTCGACCACAGCGGCGCCGTCACCGCCCTCGCTTTCTACGCCCCGGCCTCCTCCCCCGGCGGCCTCCCCCGCAACCTCCTCTCCGCCTCCGACGATGGCGCCGTTTGCATCTACGACGCCGACCCCTTCGTCCACCTTAAGACCGTCCCCACACACCGCAAGGGCATCGCCGATCTTGCCGTCCACCCCACCGGCCGCGCCGCGCTCACGGTCGGCCGCGACGCCTGCCTCGCGCTGATCAATCTTGTCAGGGGCCGGCGGAGCTTCTCGTGCCGGCTTGACCGCGAGGCCTCCATCGTGAGGTATGGGTGCGGAGACGGGGCGAGGTTCTTTATGGTGGCAGACGAAAGGATTACGGTGCATGATTCCGAGGATGCGAGGTTGATTCAGGAGATGGACGGGCAGAAGAGGGTCCTTTGCGTCGCTCCTTCTGAG AATGGAGTTTTGTTTACTGGTGGAGAGGACCGCAGCATCACTGCCTGGGATACAACATCCGGGAAAGTTGCATATAGCATTGAGGATGCACATTCAACACGTGTAAAAGGACTTGTTATTTTCAAGAATGGAAATGATGCAGAAAGTTCTGAAGCTTCCAATTTTATTGTTTCTGCCTCATCTGATGGTGTCGTACGAGTATGGGATGCCCGCATGACTGCCAAAGAGAAACCAAATCCATTGGCTGAGACTAACACAAAATCCAGACTAACTTGTCTGGCTGGATCATTTAGAAAAT GA